ACTGTGCCGGGGACGACCCCGGACATCCGGTCGACGCATCCGGTCGTCGACGAACGTGAGAGCTAGGAGAGCGGTATGTGCCTGGCGGTGCCCGGAAGGGTCCTGGACGTCGAGGAGCGCGACGGAACACGGATGGCGACCGTGGACTTCGGCGGCGTCGTGAAGGAGGTGTGCCTGGAGTACCTGCCGGACCTCCAGGTCGGCGAGTACACGATCGTGCACGTCGGCTTCGCCCTCCAGCGGCTGGACGAGGAGTCCGCGCGCCGGACCCTCGACCTGTTCGAGAACCTCGGACTCCTGGAGGAGGAGTTCGGCGACCCGTGGGAGGCGGCGGCGTCCGAACCGGTCGTGGCCGCGGGGTCGGAACCGGCAGCGGCAGCGCCGGCGACGGCGACGGCGACGGCGACGGCGACGGCGGCAGAGACGCTCACGCGGGAGGTCGGCCGGTGAAGTACATCGAGGAGTTCCAGAACCCGGACCTCGCGAAGCGGCTGCTGGACGAGATCCACGCGACCGTCACCCGGCCCTGGGCGCTGATGGAGGTGTGCGGCGGGCAGACCCACTCGATCATTCGGCACGGCATCGACCAGTTGCTGCCCGAGCAGATCGAGCTGATCCACGGCCCCGGCTGCCCGGTGTGCGTCACCCCGCTCGAAATGATCGACAAGGCGCTGGAGATCGCCTCCCGGCCCGGTGTCCTCTTCTGCTCCTTCGGCGACATGCTGCGGGTGCCGGGGTCCGGCCGCGACCTGTTCCAGGTCCGGGCGGCAGGCGGTGACGTCCGCGTCGTCTACTCGCCGCTGGACGCGCTGAAGCTGGCCCGGCAGAACCCCGACCGGCAGGTGGTGTTCTTCGGGATCGGCTTCGAGACCACCGCGCCGCCCAATGCCATGGCCGTCCACCAGGCCGCCCGGCTGGGCGTGCCGAACTTCAGCATGCTGGTCTCGCACGTGCGCGTCCCACCCGCCATCGAGGCGATCATGTGCTCACCGGACTGCCGGGTGGACGCCTTCCTGGCCGCCGGGCACGTGTGCAGCGTCATGGGCACCGGCGAGTACCCGGAGCTGGCCGAGCGGTTCCGGGTGCCGATCGTCGTCACCGGCTTCGAACCGCTGGACATCCTGGAGGGCGTACGCCGCTCCGTGCGCCAGCTGGAAGCCGGCCGGCACACCGTCGAGAACGCCTACCCGAGGGCCGTGCGCCCGGAGGGCAACCCGGCGGCGCGGGCGATGCTCGCCGATGTCTTCGAGGTCACCGACCGTGCCTGGCGCGGCATCGGGACCATCCCCGGCAGCGGCTGGCGGCTCTCCGAGCGCTACCGCGCCTTCGACGCCGAGCACCGCTTCTCCGTCGAGGACGTCACCACCCTCGAACCGGCCGCCTGCCGGGCCGGCGAGGTCCTCCAAGGGCTTCTCAAGCCGCACGAGTGCGAGGCCTTCGGCACCGTCTGCACCCCGCGCACCCCGCTCGGCGCCACGATGGTCTCCAGCGAGGGGGCCTGCGCCGCGTACTACCTCTACCGACGCCTCGGCGGCACGCCCGTGCCCGCCGCCGGCAAGGAGGCGAACCCCGTTGGCTGACAGCACCACCGCCCGCGCCCTGGCCGGCGGCACCGTCCCGCCGCCCGCCCGGATCGACGGGCCGGCGGACCCGGTCCCCGCCGCGGACACCACGACCGCCGGAGCCGCCACGTCCGCCGGAGCCACAACGTCCGCCGAACCCACCGTGGACTTCTCCGGCTGGACCTGCCCGGCGCCGTTGCGCGACCAGCCGCACATCGTGATGGGCCACGGCGGCGGGGGCGCCCTGTCCGCCGAACTGGTCGAGCACGTCTTCGCACCCGCGTTCGGCGGCGCCGCGCTCGCGCAGCTCGGCGACTCGGCCGTGCTGGCGCTGGGGGGCGCGCGGCTGGCGTTCTCCACCGACTCCTACGTGGTGCGCCCGCTGTTCTTCCCCGGCGGCAGCATCGGCGACCTGGCCGTCAACGGCACGGTCAACGACCTGGCGATGAGCGGCGCACGGCCGGCCTACCTGTCGTGCGGCTTCATCCTGGAGGAGGGGGTGGCGACGGCCACCGTCGCCGAGGTCG
This portion of the Actinacidiphila yeochonensis CN732 genome encodes:
- a CDS encoding HypC/HybG/HupF family hydrogenase formation chaperone, with amino-acid sequence MCLAVPGRVLDVEERDGTRMATVDFGGVVKEVCLEYLPDLQVGEYTIVHVGFALQRLDEESARRTLDLFENLGLLEEEFGDPWEAAASEPVVAAGSEPAAAAPATATATATATAAETLTREVGR
- the hypD gene encoding hydrogenase formation protein HypD — translated: MKYIEEFQNPDLAKRLLDEIHATVTRPWALMEVCGGQTHSIIRHGIDQLLPEQIELIHGPGCPVCVTPLEMIDKALEIASRPGVLFCSFGDMLRVPGSGRDLFQVRAAGGDVRVVYSPLDALKLARQNPDRQVVFFGIGFETTAPPNAMAVHQAARLGVPNFSMLVSHVRVPPAIEAIMCSPDCRVDAFLAAGHVCSVMGTGEYPELAERFRVPIVVTGFEPLDILEGVRRSVRQLEAGRHTVENAYPRAVRPEGNPAARAMLADVFEVTDRAWRGIGTIPGSGWRLSERYRAFDAEHRFSVEDVTTLEPAACRAGEVLQGLLKPHECEAFGTVCTPRTPLGATMVSSEGACAAYYLYRRLGGTPVPAAGKEANPVG